Proteins encoded in a region of the Leptolyngbya subtilissima AS-A7 genome:
- a CDS encoding alpha-amylase family glycosyl hydrolase — translation MANPIEFKLFAPYNKSAVLIGSFANGQDIPTKKGEDGYFRAHVDLDDGQYEYKFRVQSKSFFLEPDQWIEVIDPRASHINESYQNGVLHVKDGEPIVDDYVWHHDDKALPQNEELIIYEILVSDFSGGEDDPDPRGQLKHITEKLDYLCELGINAIELMPIQEFPGEQGWGYNTHHYFAVESAYGSSKDFKHLVDECHARGIRVILDIILNHSGSEAPLTKIDYNYWYRSEPKDPDQSWGPEFDYDHYDENLNLCPAQEFVKDVLHFWITEYHIDGFRFDAVSQMGHFEFLGQLTDETSKQAQPKPFYNIGELIPESPDATNLEGPLDACWRDGFLHQLRPLLWGDDTDIETVKELIDAKRSGYLGAVNAINYLSNHDHDRLMVQLANHEIFDETAFKRAKLGAVLVTTAMGVPLIWMGEEFGDSHPKTLEAAKIDWSLLQNDRNHDLMQHYRGLINLRKSNHALRTENVEFFYEDPESKVLAYIRWNDEGSRVVVVVNFSDQYLADYEIQNFPEGSTWHEWISDYDVEVHDGVWVTDLPEYEAKVLV, via the coding sequence ATGGCTAATCCTATTGAGTTTAAGCTGTTTGCTCCTTATAACAAGAGCGCAGTATTAATAGGCTCTTTTGCCAACGGACAAGATATCCCTACGAAGAAAGGAGAAGACGGTTATTTTCGTGCCCACGTTGACTTGGACGATGGGCAGTATGAATACAAGTTTCGGGTTCAGTCTAAAAGCTTTTTTCTAGAGCCCGATCAGTGGATTGAGGTCATTGATCCAAGAGCTAGTCACATAAACGAAAGCTATCAAAATGGTGTCTTACACGTCAAAGATGGCGAACCCATAGTTGACGACTACGTTTGGCATCACGACGACAAAGCGCTACCGCAAAATGAAGAGTTAATCATCTACGAGATTTTGGTTAGCGACTTTTCTGGTGGAGAGGATGATCCTGACCCGCGTGGTCAGCTTAAACATATCACCGAAAAGCTTGACTACCTCTGTGAATTAGGGATCAATGCCATTGAGCTGATGCCGATCCAAGAATTTCCAGGTGAGCAGGGTTGGGGCTACAATACCCACCATTATTTTGCCGTAGAGTCGGCCTATGGCAGCAGCAAAGACTTCAAACATTTAGTAGACGAGTGCCATGCTCGGGGCATTCGAGTCATTTTAGATATTATTCTCAATCACTCAGGTTCCGAGGCCCCGCTGACAAAAATTGACTACAACTATTGGTATCGAAGCGAACCCAAGGATCCTGATCAAAGCTGGGGGCCAGAGTTTGATTATGATCACTACGACGAAAATTTGAACCTTTGCCCTGCCCAAGAGTTTGTCAAAGACGTTCTGCACTTTTGGATTACGGAGTATCACATTGACGGTTTTCGATTTGATGCTGTTAGCCAGATGGGCCATTTTGAATTTTTGGGGCAGCTAACCGACGAAACAAGCAAACAGGCTCAGCCCAAACCGTTTTACAACATTGGAGAACTGATTCCCGAATCTCCCGACGCCACTAATTTAGAAGGCCCCCTTGATGCTTGCTGGCGCGATGGGTTTCTGCACCAGTTGCGGCCTCTGCTGTGGGGAGATGATACCGACATAGAAACCGTTAAAGAGCTAATCGATGCCAAACGGTCTGGCTATTTAGGGGCTGTCAACGCCATCAACTACCTCAGCAACCACGATCACGATCGCCTGATGGTGCAGTTGGCCAACCATGAGATCTTTGACGAAACCGCCTTTAAACGGGCAAAACTGGGGGCTGTTTTGGTGACGACGGCCATGGGCGTGCCCTTGATCTGGATGGGAGAAGAGTTTGGGGACTCCCATCCCAAGACTCTAGAAGCTGCCAAGATTGACTGGTCACTACTGCAGAACGATCGCAACCACGACCTGATGCAGCACTATCGGGGTCTGATCAACCTACGCAAAAGCAACCATGCCCTGCGCACCGAAAATGTGGAATTTTTCTACGAGGACCCAGAGTCTAAAGTGCTGGCCTACATCCGCTGGAATGATGAGGGATCGCGCGTTGTTGTCGTCGTCAATTTTTCGGATCAATATTTGGCCGACTACGAGATCCAAAACTTTCCTGAGGGGAGCACCTGGCACGAATGGATCAGCGATTACGACGTTGAGGTCCACGATGGTGTTTGGGTGACAGACTTACCCGAATACGAAGCAAAGGTGCTGGTTTAA
- a CDS encoding DUF2243 domain-containing protein, with amino-acid sequence MTYLPPKSPSANATESGAGRASSAPTNAFRAAGFLLGFGLGGFIDAIVLHMLLQWHHLISSRVSMDTLAGLQVNVLADGAFSAGMWLITVVGIGVLWRSAQKTPTVPLTTSAFVGWILMGWGGFQLFDSIFFHALLGLHHIRHVPNFMVYDIAFFLLGFGLIGVGYLMTRNQANI; translated from the coding sequence ATGACCTATCTACCTCCTAAATCTCCCTCCGCTAACGCTACAGAAAGTGGTGCAGGGAGAGCCTCCTCCGCGCCCACTAATGCGTTCCGAGCGGCCGGCTTCTTACTAGGATTTGGCCTGGGCGGGTTTATTGACGCCATTGTTTTACACATGCTGTTGCAATGGCACCACCTCATTTCAAGCCGAGTGTCAATGGATACCCTGGCGGGCTTACAAGTGAACGTGTTAGCGGATGGAGCTTTCAGCGCTGGTATGTGGTTAATTACGGTAGTTGGTATTGGGGTACTGTGGCGCAGTGCACAGAAAACCCCAACAGTGCCTCTGACAACGTCAGCCTTTGTTGGTTGGATTTTGATGGGCTGGGGTGGGTTCCAGCTCTTTGACAGTATTTTTTTTCATGCTCTGCTGGGGCTACACCACATTCGCCACGTCCCCAACTTCATGGTCTACGACATAGCCTTCTTTCTGCTGGGCTTTGGGTTGATTGGGGTTGGCTATTTAATGACGCGTAATCAAGCCAATATCTAA
- a CDS encoding Gfo/Idh/MocA family protein: MTASQTSLGDRSVPKEVQSSSENRIRYAVVGLGWFAQTAALPSFPSSENSEVVALVSDDPVKLQELSQNYGIQHTYSYDEYEDCLTSGAVDAVYIALPDHLHCEYTVRAANQGIHVLCEKPMATTVAEGERMIQACQSNGVKLMIAYRLHLDPANMRAVEIVQSGQIGQPRIFNSVFSQQVKGNNIRLRQATGGGTLEDIGIYCINAARYLFQAEPVEVFAMAANNGEERFREVDEMSSVIIRFPDQQLANFTVSFGASPVSTYHIIGTEGDLRLESAYAWDAEITHHLTINNELSQRTFASHGQLAAEFAYFSNCIMQNEDPEPSGIEGLNDIRIICALHESIQQGKPVVLDQMDFVQHPTADLITVRPTSVDPANLIHAASPEDS; encoded by the coding sequence ATGACTGCATCTCAAACTTCACTTGGCGATCGCTCTGTCCCTAAAGAGGTTCAATCCTCCTCAGAGAATCGAATACGTTACGCCGTAGTGGGGCTTGGCTGGTTCGCCCAGACCGCAGCACTACCCTCCTTCCCCAGTTCTGAAAACTCCGAAGTCGTGGCCTTGGTTTCTGACGACCCTGTGAAACTGCAAGAACTTAGCCAGAATTACGGGATTCAGCATACCTACAGCTACGACGAATACGAAGATTGCTTAACGAGCGGAGCAGTAGATGCTGTTTATATTGCGTTGCCCGACCATTTGCACTGTGAGTACACCGTGCGGGCAGCAAATCAAGGCATTCACGTGCTGTGCGAAAAACCGATGGCCACCACGGTAGCCGAGGGTGAACGCATGATTCAGGCTTGTCAAAGCAACGGCGTCAAGCTAATGATTGCCTACCGCCTGCACCTTGACCCAGCCAATATGCGGGCGGTCGAAATTGTCCAATCTGGGCAGATTGGGCAACCGCGCATTTTCAACTCCGTCTTCTCGCAACAGGTTAAGGGAAACAATATTCGGCTCCGGCAAGCAACCGGCGGGGGTACCCTAGAAGACATCGGCATTTATTGCATTAACGCCGCCCGGTATCTGTTTCAGGCCGAACCCGTTGAGGTGTTTGCCATGGCGGCTAATAACGGCGAAGAGCGGTTTCGTGAAGTTGACGAAATGAGCAGCGTCATAATCCGCTTTCCCGATCAGCAATTGGCGAATTTTACTGTCAGTTTTGGGGCCAGTCCGGTTTCGACCTATCACATCATTGGCACAGAGGGCGATCTGCGGCTAGAGTCGGCCTATGCGTGGGATGCAGAAATTACTCACCACCTGACCATCAACAATGAACTCTCCCAACGGACCTTTGCTTCCCATGGCCAGCTAGCCGCTGAGTTTGCCTATTTCTCTAACTGCATTATGCAGAACGAAGACCCGGAACCCTCGGGGATAGAGGGGCTTAACGATATCCGCATCATTTGTGCCCTGCATGAATCGATTCAGCAGGGCAAACCTGTCGTTCTCGACCAGATGGACTTTGTTCAGCACCCAACAGCTGACCTCATCACGGTTCGCCCAACCAGTGTAGACCCTGCTAATCTCATCCATGCAGCTAGCCCAGAGGATAGCTAA
- a CDS encoding general stress protein, translated as MASQHRRAVGIFSNRPKTASALQALSDSGFAMSHVSVIAKDSERQSAIAGVEVTDEVSNRAGKAGTVGAVTGGVLGGVTGLLVGLGTLVIPGIGPAVLAGEAAAVMSTLIGGAAGAAAGGLVGALVGLGIPEHRAKHYLDRVARGEYLVMLKDTEPEIARAERTLRAAGIEDWGVYETPADAADARSGSPNATFNGAADVTEGRGNPYNRVDHPMDEAYPNDGSRRGGEVPLATGLPHASNPLEP; from the coding sequence ATGGCTTCACAACACAGACGAGCAGTAGGCATTTTCTCCAACCGTCCTAAAACGGCATCGGCTCTACAGGCACTCAGTGACTCAGGCTTTGCCATGAGCCACGTGTCAGTCATTGCTAAAGACTCCGAGCGGCAGAGTGCGATCGCTGGGGTCGAAGTAACAGACGAGGTCAGCAATCGAGCTGGTAAAGCTGGTACCGTCGGCGCGGTAACAGGCGGTGTATTGGGAGGAGTCACTGGTTTACTCGTAGGCCTTGGCACATTAGTCATCCCTGGCATTGGCCCTGCCGTGCTGGCAGGAGAAGCCGCTGCGGTCATGTCTACGCTGATCGGTGGGGCGGCTGGGGCCGCTGCCGGTGGTCTAGTGGGTGCATTAGTTGGTTTGGGCATCCCTGAGCACCGGGCTAAGCATTACCTCGATCGCGTAGCCCGAGGCGAATACCTCGTTATGCTCAAGGATACTGAGCCCGAAATTGCTCGTGCAGAACGCACTCTCAGGGCGGCGGGCATTGAAGATTGGGGGGTTTACGAGACTCCAGCCGACGCAGCCGATGCCAGAAGTGGTTCTCCCAACGCCACATTCAACGGGGCCGCTGACGTCACTGAGGGGCGAGGCAATCCCTACAACCGAGTCGATCATCCCATGGATGAAGCTTACCCAAATGACGGCTCTCGTCGAGGGGGAGAGGTGCCCTTGGCCACTGGACTGCCCCACGCTTCAAACCCCTTGGAGCCCTAA
- a CDS encoding response regulator transcription factor, whose translation MPRILVIDDDPAIAELVSVNLEMAGYDVNQAGDGIKGQALAVQLLPDLIMLDLMLPKVDGLTVCQRLRRDRRTAEIPVLMLTALSQTQDKVDGFNAGADDYLTKPFELDEMLARVRALLRRTDRIPQAAKHSEILNYGPLTLIPERYEAIWFDGTVKLTHLEFELLHCLLQRHGQTVSPSQILQEVWGYEPNDDIETIRVHVRHLRTKLEPDPRHPKFIKTVYGAGYCLELPAVTVE comes from the coding sequence ATGCCTCGTATTCTTGTCATTGATGATGATCCTGCGATCGCGGAGCTCGTTTCCGTCAATTTGGAAATGGCAGGCTACGACGTCAACCAGGCTGGGGATGGTATCAAGGGCCAGGCTCTAGCTGTGCAGCTGCTGCCTGATTTGATCATGCTCGATCTGATGCTGCCTAAGGTGGACGGGCTGACCGTGTGCCAGCGCCTCCGCCGCGATCGCCGCACCGCCGAAATTCCTGTGCTCATGCTCACGGCCCTGTCGCAGACCCAAGATAAGGTTGATGGCTTTAATGCTGGGGCCGACGACTACCTCACTAAACCCTTTGAGCTAGACGAAATGCTGGCGCGAGTGCGCGCTCTGCTGCGCCGCACCGATCGCATTCCCCAAGCGGCCAAACACAGCGAGATTCTTAACTACGGCCCCCTTACTCTGATTCCTGAGCGCTACGAAGCAATTTGGTTTGACGGCACCGTCAAACTGACCCATCTGGAGTTTGAGCTGCTGCACTGCCTACTCCAGCGCCATGGTCAGACCGTATCTCCTAGCCAAATCTTGCAAGAGGTCTGGGGCTACGAGCCCAACGACGACATCGAAACCATTCGAGTCCACGTACGGCACCTGCGCACCAAACTAGAGCCTGATCCCCGGCATCCTAAATTCATTAAGACCGTTTACGGAGCTGGCTACTGCTTAGAGCTGCCCGCTGTCACTGTAGAGTAG
- the rpmI gene encoding 50S ribosomal protein L35 yields MPKLKSRKAAAKRFRRSGSGKIMRRKAFKNHMLQHKNAERRSRLSKIALVSEEDAPNVELMLPYL; encoded by the coding sequence ATGCCCAAGCTTAAGTCTCGCAAAGCTGCCGCTAAGCGCTTTCGTCGCAGTGGCAGCGGCAAAATCATGCGTCGCAAGGCGTTCAAGAACCACATGTTGCAGCACAAAAATGCTGAGCGTCGTTCTCGTCTGTCTAAGATTGCCTTAGTGTCGGAAGAAGACGCTCCCAACGTGGAGCTAATGTTGCCCTACCTCTAG
- the rplT gene encoding 50S ribosomal protein L20, producing the protein MARVKRGNVARKRRNKILKLAKGFRGSHSKLFRTANQQVMKALRYAYRDRRNRKRDFRRLWITRINAASRMHGLSYSQLIGQLKKANIDINRKMLAQMAVLDPDGFAKVVEVANQS; encoded by the coding sequence ATGGCACGTGTCAAGCGCGGCAACGTAGCACGCAAGCGCCGCAACAAAATTCTCAAGCTAGCCAAAGGGTTTAGAGGGTCGCACTCTAAGCTGTTTCGCACAGCTAACCAGCAGGTGATGAAGGCGCTGCGATACGCCTACCGCGATCGTCGCAACCGGAAGCGCGATTTTCGCCGCCTGTGGATTACTCGCATCAACGCGGCTTCTCGCATGCACGGGTTGAGCTACAGCCAGCTAATTGGCCAGCTCAAGAAAGCTAATATCGACATCAACCGCAAAATGCTGGCCCAAATGGCCGTGCTCGATCCCGATGGGTTTGCGAAAGTGGTTGAAGTTGCCAACCAATCTTAG
- a CDS encoding transporter substrate-binding domain-containing protein, which translates to MTWNWLGFGLALGAQLAVLPVFAADLDTIRARGHLVVAVRDGWQPLSFRDREGNLVGLEIDLAHGLATAIFSDPAAVEFVVVPNDERLPAILEDRADVAIAGLTLTSGRQRLVSFSPPYYLDGAAVLVRDPRVQSLSDLQRQRLGVLQGASTVAIVRYLLPLAILTPLNSYQEAFDRLSTGQIDGFAGDVTALRGWQQAHSGYYLVPSLLSAEPLAIALPKGTQYNELRSLVNQTVIDWHQNGWLEERTTFWGLP; encoded by the coding sequence ATGACATGGAACTGGCTTGGGTTTGGTTTAGCACTGGGGGCGCAGCTGGCTGTGCTCCCAGTTTTTGCTGCGGATCTTGACACCATTCGTGCCCGTGGGCACTTAGTGGTGGCGGTGCGGGATGGCTGGCAGCCTCTGAGTTTTCGCGATCGCGAAGGCAACCTGGTCGGTTTAGAAATTGACCTAGCTCACGGGCTGGCGACAGCAATTTTTTCTGACCCAGCGGCGGTTGAGTTTGTGGTGGTGCCCAACGATGAGCGCCTGCCGGCAATACTGGAAGATCGCGCTGACGTAGCGATTGCTGGCCTCACCTTAACTTCCGGTCGCCAGCGGCTTGTGAGCTTTAGCCCGCCCTATTACCTCGATGGAGCCGCCGTGCTGGTGCGAGATCCCCGGGTGCAGAGCCTAAGCGATCTCCAGCGCCAGCGGCTAGGGGTGCTTCAGGGGGCAAGTACTGTGGCGATAGTGCGCTATCTGCTGCCGCTAGCTATCCTCACCCCTCTAAACAGCTATCAAGAGGCCTTCGATCGCCTCAGCACCGGCCAAATTGACGGCTTTGCTGGCGACGTAACGGCGCTGAGAGGCTGGCAGCAGGCCCACAGCGGCTATTATTTGGTGCCCAGTCTGCTGTCGGCTGAACCCCTGGCGATCGCTTTACCTAAGGGCACTCAGTACAATGAATTGCGTAGCCTGGTCAACCAAACCGTCATTGATTGGCACCAAAACGGCTGGCTAGAAGAACGGACCACCTTCTGGGGGTTGCCCTAG
- a CDS encoding tetratricopeptide repeat protein, which produces MENSNLLLIYLGILLALLSVAAFFVVRQVIKTRRIESTLGRLQSRLTKEKGTAQEYYELGSLLLDKKLYTQAALYLQQAIKQLGNDEAENAAVVYNALGYSYFAQDQYDLAIRNYKEALKISPEYVTALNNLGHSYERKQLTTQALEMYEAALALEPKNSTARRRFDSLKKRVTPAEKS; this is translated from the coding sequence ATGGAAAACAGCAACCTGCTCCTTATTTATCTAGGTATTCTGCTGGCGTTGCTGAGCGTTGCCGCTTTTTTTGTGGTGCGCCAGGTAATCAAGACCCGCCGCATCGAAAGCACTCTGGGGAGACTTCAGTCACGGTTAACCAAAGAAAAGGGCACCGCCCAGGAGTACTACGAGCTGGGCAGTCTACTGCTCGACAAAAAGCTCTACACCCAGGCCGCCCTCTACCTCCAGCAGGCCATTAAGCAACTGGGTAACGACGAAGCCGAAAACGCTGCCGTGGTTTACAACGCCTTGGGCTACTCCTACTTTGCTCAAGACCAGTATGACCTGGCCATTCGTAACTACAAAGAAGCGCTCAAAATTTCGCCCGAGTACGTCACCGCCCTTAACAATCTAGGCCACAGCTACGAGCGCAAGCAGCTCACCACCCAGGCCCTGGAGATGTACGAAGCCGCACTGGCCCTCGAGCCCAAAAACTCCACCGCCCGTCGCCGCTTCGACTCGCTCAAAAAGCGTGTTACTCCCGCCGAAAAATCTTAG
- a CDS encoding thiamine phosphate synthase: MPELTGLPALPNHADAAVYRILDANLDRAREGLRVIEEWCRFGLNNSAQTEQLKHLRQTLAQWHAPELRLCRDTPGDPGTALTHSQEAERTNVTAVLQANFCRVQEALRALEEYGKLYRDDLAAGSKAMRYQVYALESEILGGHRLQRLRQGLTYLVTSPCDRLLPIVEAALQGGIALVQYRDKDTDDYLRLELAKKLKDLCHRYGALFLINDRVDLALAVEADGVHLGQTDLPTFTARKLLGNQRIIGRSTTSPDEMQRAIAEGADYIGVGPVYATPTKPGKAAAGLDYVRYAAEHATVPWYAIGGINTENLSEVLQAGAERVAVVRALIEAENPTLIAQYFAAQTNHRRAFHTVAAPTG; this comes from the coding sequence ATGCCGGAGCTAACCGGGCTGCCAGCGCTGCCCAATCATGCTGATGCCGCCGTTTACCGCATTCTCGATGCCAACCTCGATCGCGCCCGCGAAGGGCTACGCGTTATCGAGGAGTGGTGCCGCTTTGGACTGAATAACTCAGCTCAAACCGAGCAGCTTAAGCACCTGCGGCAAACCTTGGCTCAATGGCATGCCCCTGAGCTGCGCCTGTGCCGCGACACCCCCGGCGACCCTGGCACCGCCCTCACTCACTCCCAAGAGGCCGAGCGCACCAATGTGACAGCGGTGCTCCAGGCTAATTTTTGCCGGGTGCAAGAGGCACTGCGAGCCTTAGAAGAATACGGCAAGCTCTACCGTGATGACCTGGCGGCAGGGTCCAAAGCTATGCGCTACCAGGTTTATGCTCTGGAGAGCGAAATTCTTGGCGGTCACCGACTTCAGCGGCTACGTCAGGGCTTGACCTATCTAGTGACATCGCCCTGCGATCGCCTACTGCCTATTGTCGAAGCTGCGCTGCAGGGAGGCATTGCCCTGGTGCAGTACCGCGACAAAGATACAGATGACTACCTGCGGTTAGAGCTGGCCAAAAAGCTGAAGGATCTGTGCCACCGCTACGGAGCGCTATTTCTAATTAACGATCGCGTCGATCTCGCCCTAGCTGTGGAAGCTGACGGCGTTCACCTGGGCCAAACCGACCTGCCTACCTTCACCGCCCGCAAGCTGCTGGGCAATCAGCGTATCATTGGTCGCTCGACCACTAGCCCCGACGAAATGCAGCGGGCGATCGCCGAGGGCGCCGACTACATCGGCGTTGGCCCAGTCTATGCTACCCCTACCAAACCCGGCAAAGCTGCCGCTGGCCTCGACTACGTGCGCTATGCTGCCGAGCACGCTACCGTGCCCTGGTATGCGATCGGCGGCATCAATACCGAAAATTTGAGCGAAGTGTTGCAGGCTGGAGCCGAGCGAGTTGCCGTCGTGCGGGCGCTGATCGAAGCCGAAAATCCCACCCTAATCGCCCAGTACTTTGCCGCTCAAACCAACCACCGTCGAGCCTTTCATACCGTCGCTGCGCCAACTGGTTGA
- the thiS gene encoding sulfur carrier protein ThiS: MLDPTSENFHLLVNGESQPCAPGTLLPNFLESLGLNPRLVAVEYNGEILHRQLWETTYLRPNDRLEIVTIVGGG; the protein is encoded by the coding sequence ATGCTTGATCCCACCAGCGAAAACTTTCATCTTCTCGTCAATGGCGAATCTCAGCCCTGCGCTCCTGGTACGCTGCTGCCTAATTTTTTAGAATCATTAGGTCTGAATCCTCGTCTGGTGGCGGTAGAGTACAACGGCGAAATTCTTCATCGTCAGTTGTGGGAAACTACCTACCTGCGTCCCAATGACAGGCTGGAAATCGTCACCATAGTCGGAGGCGGTTAG
- a CDS encoding DUF1517 domain-containing protein — MVKQLFQRLKPFLKPLMAVVLAVVLVFGTAQGAWAAAGGRMGGGSFRAPAPRMSPAPRTYAPGGGGGYYPGGGFGFPFLFPFIGIGGGFGGLFTLLIFIAIANVVVRGLRGATAGDDYDYAAPASSNPPVSIAKLQVGLLAEARALQDDLNRLATTADTGTSQGLAKLLQETTLALLRHPDYWAYAAGEEKQTRLLSAEQEFNRYTLSARSQFSAETLSNVNNQLTQAEPQAFLTGDTDQAPGEYILATVVVATQGKLDLPKVYSSADLRQALNQIGAVSGENLLAVEVLWTPQQSGETLSGDELIAQYPELKLI; from the coding sequence ATGGTTAAACAACTTTTTCAACGCCTCAAGCCGTTTTTGAAGCCCCTAATGGCCGTGGTCTTGGCCGTAGTTTTGGTGTTTGGCACCGCTCAGGGTGCCTGGGCCGCTGCAGGTGGCCGCATGGGAGGCGGTAGCTTCCGGGCTCCGGCTCCTCGCATGAGTCCGGCCCCTCGCACCTACGCTCCTGGTGGCGGTGGCGGCTACTATCCCGGTGGTGGCTTCGGCTTTCCGTTTTTATTCCCCTTTATTGGCATTGGGGGTGGTTTTGGCGGGTTGTTTACCCTGCTGATTTTTATTGCCATTGCCAATGTAGTGGTGCGTGGCCTCAGGGGCGCAACCGCTGGTGACGACTACGACTATGCTGCTCCTGCTAGCAGCAACCCGCCGGTATCCATTGCCAAACTCCAGGTAGGGCTATTGGCCGAGGCCCGCGCTCTGCAAGATGACCTTAACCGTCTGGCAACCACAGCAGACACCGGTACCTCCCAGGGTTTAGCCAAGCTGCTGCAAGAAACTACTCTGGCCCTGCTGCGCCACCCCGACTACTGGGCTTACGCCGCCGGCGAAGAAAAGCAAACCCGACTGCTCAGCGCCGAGCAAGAGTTTAACCGCTATACCCTCTCGGCCCGCAGCCAGTTTAGCGCCGAAACCTTGTCTAACGTTAACAACCAGCTCACCCAGGCTGAGCCCCAGGCTTTTCTGACGGGCGACACCGACCAGGCTCCCGGCGAATACATTCTCGCTACGGTGGTTGTAGCAACCCAGGGCAAGCTTGATCTGCCTAAGGTTTACTCCTCGGCTGACTTACGCCAGGCCCTCAACCAGATTGGTGCAGTTTCCGGTGAAAACCTGCTAGCTGTGGAAGTCCTTTGGACGCCTCAGCAGTCGGGAGAAACCCTCAGCGGTGATGAGCTGATCGCTCAGTACCCAGAGCTGAAGCTGATTTAG
- a CDS encoding exopolysaccharide biosynthesis protein, with the protein MDSDSPQLHFSQEIKALLERIAEQPLTLSHVLNETAERGFSLVIGLLVLPFLFPMPPGFTTILGSACLLLSLQMAVGRRSPWLPRRVAQFQFPSVLAKTVLSNLKRVTRVTERFVRPRMPGLANNPSVWHINGLCISWLTLLLMSPIPFTNPIPTVGILIFVVATLEADGVVMILGYVATGLITATFGLAGYLLWRSPELLQNWFQR; encoded by the coding sequence ATGGATTCTGACTCTCCTCAACTCCACTTTTCCCAGGAAATCAAGGCCCTGCTAGAGCGCATAGCCGAGCAGCCGCTCACGCTCTCCCACGTGCTCAATGAAACCGCCGAGCGGGGCTTTTCCCTGGTGATCGGGCTGCTGGTGCTGCCGTTCCTGTTCCCCATGCCGCCGGGGTTTACCACCATTCTGGGGTCGGCCTGTCTGCTGCTGTCGCTGCAGATGGCGGTGGGGCGGCGATCGCCCTGGCTGCCCCGACGAGTGGCCCAGTTTCAGTTTCCGTCGGTGCTAGCTAAAACGGTGCTCAGCAATCTCAAGCGGGTGACCCGTGTTACCGAGCGGTTCGTGCGGCCTCGCATGCCGGGGCTGGCCAACAACCCTTCGGTTTGGCACATTAACGGGTTGTGTATTAGCTGGCTAACGCTGCTGTTGATGAGTCCGATTCCCTTTACCAACCCCATCCCCACGGTTGGCATTTTAATCTTTGTGGTGGCCACCCTTGAAGCCGATGGTGTAGTGATGATTTTGGGCTACGTGGCCACAGGGCTGATTACCGCTACCTTTGGCCTCGCGGGTTACTTACTGTGGCGATCGCCCGAGCTGCTTCAGAACTGGTTCCAACGATAG